The nucleotide sequence TGGCCGAAATTACCCCGTGTCACGGTACAGTGTTATTTGATCTTGGTACTCATAAAGGTATTTAGTACTTAACCTATACTAACACCTATCATTATGGTAAAATAGTCGAATATGTATTTGATAACTAACGCGAGTCGTGTGGCATACACCAGAGTGTATGTCCATTATAAAATGTTTCTTGTAGATATTTTATATTTAGAACTAACCATATCCTATTAATTTGTACTTTCTTATTAttctttttatcaataaatcacATTGTAATCTCTCCGAGTCAAATGTGTATTATTTATTGGTAAATATGAGTGATTATATGAAGGGTGAACTGGCATTTACTGGAACCTCTCCTATGAACTGAGCTATCCACGGCAAGGCAAATATTCCTtctctaaggaatatttctagtcTCAAATACGTAAATAGGAAAAGATGATAATTTCCCTCTATCACAGTTATGCATGATTTAACTCTATCAAATTGTAATCCTAATACGTCTCAGCTGGTCACTGCCTCCtgcttttagaaattttaattttcgaaaaacatgtaaaaatagAGGTACCTAAATAGGTATAGTTATTAGACAGCCAAGAAtccatttcatcaaaaaattgaggaaaaattttgaaaatcgatacaCTGTGTCTCTGGATGATTTCACGAGTggtccagattttttttcgacctcCGGACCCTGTGGACCTCGATTGGAGAGGGGTCAGGGGACCTATAATTTGGATTTCAAGGCCTCAAAAAACTCCGACAGGtggctgaaaaaaatcaggctGCTTTTCAAACCTCCGCCACCATCGAGTTGCTAAAATTTGGGTCGGatgcaacaattttttcaaattcttgattttctaaaattctgaaaaaaaatccagcgaAACAAAACCGAAAAAAGGTGTAAACCTTTATCAATATTTCATATAAGATAaatatacaaaattttaaacgctTTTTAGCATTCAAGTAGTGTAAAGGTATCAAGGTTTGTGACCTTGACAAGAAAAGTACACGATaaaggaaaaatgattttccaaaattccgaAGAGGGtggggaaatttttcattttggacacCGAGAAAAATTTGGTCGCTTTTTTAGACCCTCTTCTACCAACGTAGCGAGTTTGGACCGGATCCGACAGTTTTcccgaatttttgattttctggcttttgaaaaaaattacgtacttagAACAATTCgacttttctttttgaattttgagtcaagtcaaaaatccattttcgtgaaaaattgagGGGAAATTTGGAAACTCGGTACCTACATGGTGTCTATAGACAACCCCAGGAGTGGTTCAGAATTCTTTTCCGGCCTTTGGACCCTTTGAGAACCAAGGGGAACCTCCCCTCATGATGAGCAGGCGAAAAGGGGACAACCCATTTCGCTGTTTGTCGCTTTCAAGATGTGAGGAGGACAAAAAAAAAGGGCTAAGATCGAATCGAATGTTTTCACAACGACCCCTGAAGGCAGATCAGGTTACCCAGCatcaactgaaattttaagaactaggtaggtaatagcCTATAATAGGTATAGCCTATGGCCATATGGTTTTCTTACCGTCAGACGACGCATTTTCCATTCACATGAGTGAGCTTAATAGTAAGCGAATCACGAAACACTGGCGTAAAATAGCGCTGACAGCGAAATAAATCCAATGGCACTAGCGAATTGCCACAACAACCGTACGATTAGGAAGTGGAACCTATGGGCACAAATCCTGTGGCGTATTGGTAAGGATTAGAGGCACTCAAAGGTCGAACTACACCGATCACAATGAAAACTCGCGAACGCACCCCATTTCACGAATATCAGATTCGAGTACGAATGCACACACCgacaccatttttgaaattttattttttcttcccCATTCcgtcaactttattttttattttttttgtttttaatttctcaagCATCAATTCTCCGATCACTGAGTATTATCGCATTTAAGTATTTatatggccaaaaaaataaataaataaataaacaaaaaaatgaaaaaaacagaaaaaaacaagcAAAGAAACAAATACATACGACGACGCACCATGCGATGTGTACTCGCAATTCACATTCATAATGAACTTGAGGGGCACTCTCTAAAGAACTTGCTTAATTTATACAGATTTCAATGTTTACCACCACTCTATCAAGGCCATATGTTGGATGACTTCGTCAAACGAGATGACAAAGCGACAAACGACGAGCAACGATGGGGATTACGCGATCGCGATACACGTGAAAGTCAACACAGATCCTCTCGTATTCTCATAAGGTACCCAAGTATCCTCCACTGTAATTACACCTGCTCGTATAAGCCACGGAGTAgtagacttttgaaattttgattacttacACATTGTTGGGTATCTCTAGAAGAAATGTTGGTTGAGAATTTTCGCCAATTTGTGCAGGGGGAGGACACTGTACAGATCGAGACGAACCCCTTTGCACTTTTGGGATTCTTTCCACTACcgaaaaaatcatgtaaaaagtcgttttcgagctcagcgacctcaaattagtcagaaaacgtaattaaaaattaaaaattcgacaacttttttggcaaatttttgagcttaaaaATGGGTCATTTGTGAGAGAAGGAAGCGCAATGGCACGAATCTGACACCGAAAATACATTCGCCCTCCCGAAAACCCTCCTGGCCCAAATTTTGACTCGATTCACGACCAGAAGTTTCACtatgctcaaaaaaatgcatgaactaaGTAAcccttttgcattttttcgatttttttcacatctgaaaaattcgagtaaagGATGATTCTcgataaataataattcaaggTCACCGAGTCGGAATCCAGTGTCCATTTTGGTCGTGCATCACTGCTTTAGTGAGAAATCGCGGCTATTCTGCGGGCTACAAGTCGAATTGCAAAATTAACGTCATTTTTGTGCTcatcaaattagtcagaaaactgTTTCTTTAAATTGGTTCACGCACAAAATTCATCTTTTGGACCCTTCTATAGAACTTATAACTATGTATTCACACAAAAAGGGCCTGTTTATGACTCGCCACATGTTTCAATTTATACTCGTCATCccacagtggcgtagccaagggggggggcgaagggggccatgccccccttgcgagcaaaaatttgaaagaaaacatgcaaaaatggacgttttttcattgtttggacccattttttccaaaaatgttcgctctcgcttcgctcgagcagtgaTTTTGcgttcattttcatgaaatcaccacacattacaatacatttccagaaaattacccctcatttagatttttcatgcctaaaaatctggttttgccccctccttgagaaaatcctggctacgccactgtcaTCCCAGAAAATCCATGATACTGTGACCTGCTATTCAAAAGGCGAAACTTGCaattatagacactggacctgcggagtaagacaaccaactgcaggccgaggggaatgGAAACGGTAAAGAAAGTTTGTGTAGGGATAATTTAtcccgctgagtgctcttggctgcgctgtacttcaatccgCAGGCAACGGGGGAAAGGGACGGTAGTGAGTTTTGTGTAGAGCCAATTTCTCCCAttgagtgctcttggctgcgctgtattttgcatgtagtttgttcaagaaatcgacagcagcgcagccaagagcactcagcgggagaaattggctctacacaggtttttttggcaagatggctgccagttggttgtcttactccgcaggtccagtgtctatacttgcaatgatgttttgctttggttttttcctagtttcttattccacattagaatcagataatattcttcaattaattacgtaagtaaaaaaatagagctacctactcaatttttagataaaattaCAACATGACGTCAAATTATATAATTTAATGCGAAGTTTTTCAACAAGTGCAACGATGTCTGATAAGATTCATGccaattaattacctacttactctcgTTTCAATAATGATGCTTTCAAGGGAacccctcccacatgataatctccgatttgaatgaaacttagaCAGGTGGAAAGTGGAccttaaccccccccccccccattaacattaggcaacggcatatttgtgttcgggtgaGGAGaaatgatcaaagttgcaaaaatggctgtttttgccctatttcacgagtttgtggcgacatcagtattatgtttttaaaaaaaaacaaggtcatattcggattctatgCACTTGTTTAAGTAATCATCTTtccccaatttttgatttttgaagtttcaagcgtatgcggaagatttttatttatgtatacagcgcgacgctggcgttactccaccacgtaatcgtgggGCGAAACTGTGTTCACCCGAACttctaattgaatttttcgtatttagaaaaattcgtcTTATGCGCtcgaaacttcgaaaatcaaaaatcagggaAAGATGTGATAGAGTGAGATCTTACAGGATTGATATAGATGATTTTTATTAGAATTCCTACCTACGTGATTAagtcaagaaatattccctaaggtagtgaataaTTGCCTCGCCTGGTTAGCTCAAAATATCGGAGAGGTTTCAGTCATGCAGCTCATTCTTCACAGTAAAATCTCTAATTACCAATAAAACTCATATTAATTACACTAAagtgataatatgtttattgttaatTAGACATAATAAAATCAAATGCATATTAAAACGGGTACAAAGATAAAGAAGTATAGAATAACTATAGGGTTGTTctataataggtacatgcaCAAGCTTATACCTTACGATGCGCGTTAATGGATTACTGAAGGTGGGTAATTAGATACCctagaaattgcatgcaatttcggaAATAGTAGTGAGATTTACTCACCAAGGCTCACATAATGTccgcttctactgtctctttcagggtggctcactaatactaggccggtcgacagcaatgtaatacacgaggtacctattcttctagGACTATCTCCGATGGCCAGCATAATCAGATGATATCCGGTGTGGACGCGATTAATTACGTATACGATAATTTAAATCACGAAAACGAGAAACATATTAACCACTAAAAGTGGGCGAAGACTGAATAAAAGGGATGAACCCCCTATAGAGGActtcatctactcgtatctacataaGTACACTTTTGACCAAGAACCAGCTATCCGGATCGCCGAGTCCAAGATCGTATGGAAGCTCAACTTATTTGGAAGTTCAGCCCATTTTAAATACAACTAGTTTGGCTCGCGTccgtgttgctctatttatactatttttgggtGCATCGGATGCGTTCTATGCGTTTGCTGCGCGCGATTACGTTATAGCTACATAGTAGGAGTAGCACAGTAGTAggagttaacacattaccgaacttgcagtttaagggagttattttattcatcatctctatggtgatgattaatttaatcatcgcttaggcgatgaaggcatatttcctcatatcagatgtttacttaaaaaagtgcgtagaatctgAATaagaccttgttttttttttttaacaggaTACTGATGCCGCCACAAACTCGTAAAATATggcaaaaacagccatttttgcaactttgatcgtCTCTCCTCGCcgcaaaaacaactcaaattgaaaaatcccacccTGGTTTCGTTTTAGgatctaaactatcgattaagcccattttcaacccgaacacaaaaaaaggacaaaaaaagttgcctagtgttattttCAGCTGGTgacgttgatttttcgattttttgacgagcgtttgaagtttcgtgtacacaggtaggtatttaaagCTGTTTAACTCAGAAAACGGgggaaaattttggccaaagggtctaTGCTCGATACTTAATCGATAAGTACATACCGTGGCCAAAAAATCTGGAATCATCACcatcgaattttttcacccatgagaaaaagtaggtaggtaggtaggtaggtactaggtaggtactagggtggagcggaaaaaatttatagtcttcgatttcgctgaaattgaagtatgttggagattttgagttgaaattaccaccaaaaaattttcagccccccacgtgcccctgcggtggaactgtggccccccaagtagggtcattttggaaaaaaacgctatttttcgaatttaaaagtagcagtaaccattttttcgaaaacgggtagcactcaaaagttgcgatttgagatgacgaatcgaatgacgtaattggttttttgatttgacccccgCTAACCCCACCCAGTTTCGTTTGAAAAGTCGCGAATCggcgtttttttgctattttaataaaatttgaaaatacagttGATTTAGGATTCGAatgcgattttatgattgattattactTTTCACAGTGAAACAAGTGAATCTAGCTCGTATTCCAATCtctacccctccccctttcttgagcccccccccccccacattaaAAACTCCCCTGCCACCTTGAATATCGttccaacaagaaaaatcacgggataaaagttgtttcttgaacatttttctacattttggttctaacaaaaattatatttagcGCCACCCTTGGGccccaaattcccaaaaaccatttccaaaaaaattcaaaatcgcgtttttaacgtttttacgaaaaatttgtaatcaatgaagagtaaaaatttccaatttcaaacgtTTTCATTACAGACTACCCGTGTTAGATTTTACATGCTCGgttaagtttaaaattttgaatgaatgaatgaagatgttatttttttttcagttttcataaagagaatttttaattacgtaCCTTACTGATTGATCGCAAAAAAATGGAAGTACCTACGTTGTAAATTACGTTCAAGATACAAATAATAGTGGCCTTTTATAGACATTTCCCGTTTTAGGAATTTGAATCCTCACAATTCCTTTACTCAGTTTTGTATTataattgtaatttaatttcaaacttctCGTATGCATTAATTCAGATCCATGATGTTTAGCTCcgaattctgtttttttattcttcattattttaGTCCTGTATTGAAGGTGCTtcgccataaaaaaatatttcccatttataattttgctgattttcagAAGATAATGAGGATTtagaagtaattttgaaatgaacagttgaaaaatGGTGATGTGATATGCGTGAAGAGGGCTGCATAAGCGGGGCATAGGAAAAAGTTTGGCGCCACTCTTGGGacccaaatttccaaaaaccatatccaaaaaaattcaaaatcgcgtttttaacgtttttacgaaaaattcgtAATCGAGAAACGTGGACGTGCTCAGAACtaagtattaggtacttattcatttcTCTTTTTCCCATGCCTCGCTTATGCAGCCCTCTTCACGCATATcacatcaacatttttcaactgttcatttcaaaattacttctaAATCCTCATTATCTTctgaaaatcagcaaaattataaattacattttaatcaacTATCGAAAATAAAGTCTATCTGtacgtaaaaatacaaaaaccaaaaattgaaacatgttGATTTTGTGTGcgttttccccaaaaaatgcatcaataataaaaatagtaGGTAGTAGACAACTTACCGCTGATCTTGGAAGTATGGATTCGTGAACGTAGAccatgccaaaaaaaaaaaacgatataaTTTATACCACTGAATAGTAAAGTTAAAtaatttaatataaaaaaactAGTTATTATGATAGAAAATATGCGAcatgattaatttattttctaaacGGAAAAATAGTGGCTTTGCATCGAAATTCcgaataatacatatttcagtCCTCACGTAACTACACGTACACACACTGTATCGATACCGAACGAACTGAATGGTTATCACAacgaatacgagtagatactcgCAACCATTAAATAACTCGATGTTATTTCACCTTTGGTGATTTGATTTAAACTCGATATTTgttggttaaaattttaaaaactttctaagtaggtacctaaaaaaagttacctaactcggattttttgtaataaaaaattgatatacaaattacccattttaaaagtttaaaaaatatttattacgGTAACTGATTAATAAAATTCACAAtatatacatataggtattaCCTAAAACAGTTGGATGGTCTACATCTGTTGGTACAATtccttatttaaaatttattatattaaattaaatacctatttttaaaattcagttttacttaatataaataaattaaaattttttgattacgtacctatgaaattaatttttaaaaattattaatttttttttttaaaatatattaagttaatttaattttttatagtttAAAGAAcgtttaaaagtgaaaaaaaaatattatttttaataaaaaaaaaattaaaatttgattattgCAAATGAGCGACATCATAATATTACCTCGCTTACTCTTACGGACTCCAACGTGTCTTTCAACGAATTATCTTCATCCTCGGACTTCGGCTGTAGTTTTACATTTTCGACTACATTTTTCTCTTCCTGTTTATTTTTGGAGCAAAATGACTGGATGCGTTCGTACAATACTTTTGCTAGAGCCAGCAGAAACGGGGTGGCAATAACTATGGTCACCCGTTCTACCCACCTGGCCAAAGCAGACTCTGTTTCGCAAAGGCAGGTGAGCTGGTGGTCTGAGCTCTCGGTTTCGTCATCCAGGACAACGTAAAATGATAATATCGTATCCCATCTTCCACTACTGTTGAAGGATTGACAGCTGTAAGATCCTATATGCAAGTGGCTCATTTTTGCGATCGCGAATGTTGCGGTATTATCTTGTACATCGCAAATTACCGACTCCGTATCGGGATTTAAATCATTCTCGTCCTGCAAAATgaagttaaatttaaaaaataagtatgtCACTTTTGAATGGGTATCCTTTGTAGGTACTtagtacagggtgcgcagaaatatcgagtatcctaaaaaaagttttttgctaaaagtttTGGCTGGTGACAGTGAATAATAcgtaatgatagcacatgattatGGTTTttggactgaggtgataacattccaccaatcatgtATATCTATTTCACTTTGCCAACCTGTAtctacttttgagaaaaaactttcctcaaggtaggtacttgatatttttgcgcaccctgtaAGCAGGTATATCTATATACTAACAATAAACtattagtataggtaggtacatatttacgagtatatttacCTTGTGCGTCCATCGGACTGACGAATCATGAATGCAAGACAGCTCTAATGGTTTCCCAGTTTTGATACGTATGAGTTCCATCTGGTTTGAAGGCTGCTGTTTCGCAGTAAAACACTG is from Planococcus citri chromosome 1, ihPlaCitr1.1, whole genome shotgun sequence and encodes:
- the LOC135842010 gene encoding uncharacterized protein LOC135842010, with protein sequence MRKIATVIVFTMLSLLPGTLVSDSIRGLQCFTAKQQPSNQMELIRIKTGKPLELSCIHDSSVRWTHKDENDLNPDTESVICDVQDNTATFAIAKMSHLHIGSYSCQSFNSSGRWDTILSFYVVLDDETESSDHQLTCLCETESALARWVERVTIVIATPFLLALAKVLYERIQSFCSKNKQEEKNVVENVKLQPKSEDEDNSLKDTLESVRVSEVIL